The Paenibacillus antri nucleotide sequence TATTGCGAGCGACGACTATTCGGAATTGTGGCTGTCGACGGACGACCAGCCCGGAAACAAGGTCCTCATCGCGTCTGTCACGGACTGGACGAATCCGCTCCAGTGGAACAAGTACGCAAGCCAGCAATCGGCGCCTGTGCAGCTCGTCGCGGGCAAGCGATATTACATTGAAGTGTTGCACAAGGAAGGAGCGAACGACGACCATGTGGAAGTCGGATGGACGGGGCTCGGTACCGGAACGATCACCGTCATCCCCGGCACGGTATTGTCTCACTACTTGCCTTAAGACCTTGAAGGGGCGGAACCTCGGTTCTGCCTCTTCTTTTCCGTATGACGAAAGAATCCCGTTCCCTTTTGCCCGTTTTCGTGACTGTACCGTTCCGGTTCCGACCGGGATAATTGAACTTGGAAACAGGCCTAATTCGGAGACGGGAGAGAAGCATCGATGGAACCGATTGCAAACGAGGCGACGGCACCCGCCGCGAACATCAAGAGCGACTCCTTGTGGCGACGCATGAGACGGGACCGCGCATTTTACATGTTGCTCGCGCCTGCGATCCTGATCGTGTTCGTGTTCGCCTATATGCCGATTCCCGGCATTCTGGTCGCATTCAAGGACTACAAGGTGCTTAGAGGATTCTGGGGCAGCGAATGGGTCGGGCTTGCGAATATCGAGAAAATTTTCGTGTTGCCCAACATGATCCTGGCGATCTGGAACACGTTTTGGATCAGCTTGCTCAGTCTTGTATTCCTGTTCCCGGCGCCGATCGCGCTCGCGTTGCTGCTCAACGAAGTTCGAGTGCAGTTGTTCAAGCGCGTCGTACAAACGTTGTTTTATTTGCCCCACTTCCTGTCGTGGATTTCGGTCATCGGCATCGCGTACGCGTTTTATTCGATTTACGGACCGCTCAACGATCTTAGGGTCGCGCTCGGCGGTGAAGGCACGGAACGAATCATGTTCATGGCGGAGCAATCGATGTTCGTGCCGAACGTCATTCTGCTCAACCTGTGGAAGGAGGTCGGTTGGGGGACGATCATCTTTCTTGCCGCCATCGCGTCGGTCGATCCCCAATTGTACGAAGCGGCCCACATGGACGGAGCCAACCGGCTGCAACAGGCGTGGCATATCACCTTGCCGTCCATCATGCCGACGGTCATGATCCTGCTCATTCTCCAGCTCGGCAATTTGTTTAATGTGAACTTCGAACTGATTTACGGTTTGCAAAATCCGTTTATCAATTTCGAAGTCATCCAGACGATTGTGTTCAAATTCGGCATCCAGCAAGGCAGTTACGCGATTGCGACGGCGCTCGGGTTCGTCCAGGGGATAATTGCGCTCGTGTTGACGATCGCGGCCAATTACGGCGCGAAAAAAGCCAGCGGCGTCGGCATCTGGTAGGAGGTGGCGGTCATGCACTATCGAAGCAAGGCGTACTCCCTGTTTGCGGCGATCAACATCGTCTTTCTGACGCTGCTGGCGGCGGCGATGACGTTCCCGTACCTGAACACGCTCGCCATCGCCCTGAACGACGGGCAGGACAGCATGCTCGGCGGCATTACGATTTACCCGCGCGAACCGACGCTCGACAATTTTGCAACGATCGTGAAGAATGCGGCCATGATCAAGTCGTTTTTCATATCGGTATCCCGGGTGCTCATCGGCACGTTCCTTGCGTTGGTCGTCCAGTTTTTCTGCGCCTACGCGTTCGCAAACCGGAACCTGACAGGACGGACGCCGCTGCTCATTTATTTTATGATTCCGATGTTTTTCAGCGGCGGCCTCATTCCGACGTACTTGCTCTATTCCAAACTCGGACTGCTGAATCATTTTCTCGTGTACGTATTGCCCGGCGCCTTCGCGTTCTTCAACATGATCATCATCCGGACGTACTTGTACACGCTTCCCGACAGCTTGCAGGAATCTGCCCGAATCGACGGCGCCAGCGAGTTAACGGTGCTATTTAGGATCATCGTGCCGCTCTGCATGCCGATCGTCGCCACGATCGGATTGTGGACGGCCGTCGCCCATTGGAACGACTGGACGACGACGCTTCAGTTCGTGACGAATCCGGATTTGTTCGTGCTGCAATACAAATTGATGCAGCTCATCCGGGAAAGCGACACGATCGCGGCGCTTATCCGCCAGGCGATCGAATCGGGAGAGACGAACATCGAGCAGGTGCCGACGACGCCGGAAGCGATTCGCGCCGCGCAGGTCATCGTCACGACAATTCCGATTATTCTCGTGTACCCGTTTCTCCAAAAGTATTTTATCAAGGGCGTGTTGATCGGATCGGTCAAGGAATAACCGGGCAGGTGTACTATTCCCGTATCGGGAATCAGTATAAACAAAAACACTCACAGGAGGGTAAAGCATGAAACGAAGCAAAAAGGGACTGGCGCTCGTCCTGACGATCGCCCTTTTCGCAAGCGTGTTGACCGCTTGCATGGGCGGGGGGGACAGCGGCGGGAACGCGTCGCCCGCTCCGAGCGCAACGCCGACGGCGACGCCGTCGGCGTCCGGTGACGGTTTCCAGCCGCTGCCTACCGATGTGCAAGAGTCGTCCGACTTGTCGGACTGGACCGGCAACTCGCTCGATTTGACGGTTTGGTTCGCGCACGGCACGACGGCAGACATCGACCAACGTAAATCCGAAGGCGACGTCGTCAATCCGGAAATCAAACGGGTTACCGGCGTTTCGCTGAATTCGGACAAGTGGTTCGACAACAACGGTCAGACGGCCGACGTTAAGCTGGGGCTGCTCGCCGCGTCGAACGACTGGCCGCATATCGGCTCCAACGTGCCGGTCAAGGATCTGGTTGAAGCGGACAAAATTTACGACCTCACCGAGCTGTTGCCGAAATACGCGCCCAACATCATGAAGAAAATTGTGCAAAATCCGGCGTTCTCCACGATTTTCGGGGGACCGAACAACGGCGACACGAGGGTGACGGGCGGTTTCGAAGGCAAAATTTACGGCGTACCGTTGAATATCCGCGACTACATCCCAGAAGGCATCGACATCTCGAAGACGTTGTATTCCCCGGTCGAATGGGATTTCGTCTGGGTGCGCGACGATATTCTGAAGAAGCTGTATCCGAACGCCAAAACGCGCAAGGAACTCGAGCAGCTGCTGGAAACGCAAGGCCACTTTACGGAAAATGACATTTTCGACGTACCGATCAACAGTAAAGAGGACTTCTACAAATTCTTGTACGACATCGACGCGTTGAACACGAAGGAAGGCAGCCAGAACGTGGAGACGTTCTTTACGTTCTCGGGCGGCGACAACTGGCCGCTGCTCACGTTCCTGTCCGGCGCGCTGAACGGACATACGGCGAGAAGCAACTACTTCACGTATTGGGATAAGGAAGAACAGAAGGTCAAATGGATGTACAAGGAGCCGTTCTTTATCGATACGCTCCGCGAGATGAACCGGCTCTTGCGCGACGGCGTCGCGTCCAAGGAAGCGTTCGTCGATCCGGCCAATACGTTCCGCGAGAAGCTCGACAACGGGCTGTACGCCGTCTCGTACGCGTGGCACGAACCGAGCCGCGAATTGCTCGAGAAGTCGGGCAAACCGTACGGCTATCGCCGGGTGTTCCTGAACATTCCGCCCAATTCCGCCAAGTTCCCGATCACGACGCCGAACCCGGTGCCGAACGAAAACATCGTCATCTTCAAAGACAGCGTCAAAGAGGAAGACGTGCCGCAAATCTTGCGCTGGCTCGATTACCTCGTCTCCGACGCGGGCGAGAACCTGCGCTGGTGGGGGCCGCGCAGCGCGGGACTGTTCGAGGAGGCGAACGACAAACGCCAATTCAAGGATCAGGAACTCGCCGACCATTTCGTCTACAACAAACCGACGGACAAGGCGTTGTACTACAACCTGTTCAACGGCGGACGCGAATCCGGCAACCGCACCGGCGTATTCACGTTCATGAACAACAACGGGGCGAGCGTGATTCACAATGAGTTCCATCCCGAGTTCCATTACGAGCGGAAGCCGGACGCCAATCTCGTGAACACGTATTTCAACTCGACGCGCGTACGCAAGCTCGACATGGTGCAAACGGGCATCCTTCCGAACATCACGTCGTTCACCGCGACGATTCCGGAAGTCGAGGAGACATGGAAAGCGCGGCAGGCGTTCGAAGACGCGCTCGTGAAAGTGCTTGCCGCGTCGAGCGAAGCCCAGTTTGAACAACTGTACAACGAGTTCGTCACGCTGGCCGAGCAAAGCGGATACGACGATGCCACGCTTGCGCTGATCGACCGGACGTTCCGGGAAGAAAACGCCGAATACATGGACAATCTGAAATAATGATCGGTCCGAAATCCGAATCCGATCCAAGCGTTAACATGAAGTCGGCTGGCGTTGTCGCCAGCCGATTTCATGGCGAACGGCAAAATAGTTCACGGAATACGTCAGAATGTTCCCTGTTCGGTCGTTTCGCACACACGCTATAATGGAGGGTGCCAGGAAAGGAGATCGAGCCGTGTACAAACTGGTCATCGTGGACGACAACCGGCTGGAGCGGGAAGGGCTCGGCAACGTGCTCGACTGGAGGTCGCTGAAAGTGGACATCGTCGGCACATTCGCCAACGGCAAACAGGCGCTCGAGCGCTTTGACGGGCTGCGTCCGGACGTGCTGCTGACCGATATCCAGATGCCGGTCATGAACGGGCTTCAACTGGCCGAAGCGATCCGGGAAAAATGGCCCGAAACCCGCATCATCTTCATGAGCAGTTACGACGAGTTCGATTACGCGCGTTCCGCTCTGCGGCTTCAGGTAGAAGATTACCTGCTGAAGCCGATCCGCAAGGAAGCGCTTGCCGACACGGTCCGCAAAACGCTCGCCGCGCTGGAATCGTGGCTTCAGAGCAAGCGGGAACGGGAAGGGATGATGCGCCAGATCAAGAGCGCCTTGTCGCTTTATCGCGAACAATTTTGGCGAGACTTGCTATACGGCAACCGGCAGAGCGCGGAAGATATCCACGACCGACTCGTCATGCTGGAGTTGGAACCGTGGCCGGCGTTGTGCCAGGTCGTCATCGTGTCGCTCGCTTGGGACGAGACGGACCGGTCGCAGGCCAACGTAACGGACAAATACTATTACATGTACATGATCCAGAAAGCGGCCAAAGAACAACCGGAGGTAGGTCTCGCCGTCCATACGGCCCAAATTTCGGACCGCGACATCGCCGTCATCTACTGCGCGGCCGATCGCGGAGACGGTTCGCGATCGATGGTGGATGCCGTCGTCAGATTTAAGGAACGGATCGAATCGTTGTCGCCGTATTCGTGCGCGGTCGGCGTCAGCGAAACGAGCGACCGTCTCGAGAAATTGCCGCAGTTGTACAAACAGGCGAAGCTGGCGGCCGAAACGCGGTATTTCGGAGAAACGCCCGGCGGACGGCTCGTTCTGTACGAAGAGATCGGACGGACGGCCGCAGCCGATTTCGAGACGGCCGTCGATTTGCAGGAGTTGTACCGGGACGTCAAGAGCATCGTGGCGGATCAGATGCCGGCGGACGTATTGTACGACAAGTATTTGGAACCGACGCGGGCCTATTCGGAAAAATACGTCCGAACGCTGCTGCTTGCCGTCATGCAATCGATCGAACTCGTATATGCGGAAGCGGGCAAGAAGTTTCGGGACACGAGCGCGGCGAACGGCTTCGGCACGGCGGAGCGATGGTCGTCGATCGCGGACGTCGCCCGCACGGTCGGCGCGATGCTGGAATCGGCCGCCGCCCAGCTTCAGGTGGACAACAAATCCCAATATGAACTTATGGTAGACGAGATCAAGGCGATCATCGCCAAGCAATACCGGGAGCCGATCACCGTGCAGACGATTGCGGACCAGGTGTATATGAGCCCGAGCCGGGTCAACAACATTTTCAAGATGATTACCGGCCGGACGATTTTCGATTACTTGACCGAATACAGGATGGAAAAGGCGAAGGAGCTGCTGAAAGATCCGTTCAGCCGCGTGTATCTGGTCGCCCAGGAAGTCGGATATGCGAACAAATCGCATTTTTGTCTCGTATTTCGCAAATTTACGGGGTTGTCGCCGAGCGCTTACAAGGACAACCTATTTCCGAAACAACAGGAGGACTGACGGCCATGCGCGGCGGAATCCGTCTGTTCGGGCGACCCGGCGGTCTGTCTTATCGCCACAAACTGACGGCCGTCATGATGCTGGCCATTCTGGTTCCCCTTGCGGTCGGCAGCTTGTGGGTTTCGTGGCAATTCCAGCAACAGACGACGCGGGACTGGCTCCAGGATTACGGCGCGGAACTGGACATCGCTTCCGAAACCGTCGGCGACATGCTGCTTTCTACCGTACAGAAATCTTTGTTCCTTGGCAACAACTTGTCGGTCGGCCGATTTATCCGCTCCGACTACCGGGAGGATTTAGCCGCTTACTTGACAAATCTCAAATATA carries:
- a CDS encoding response regulator translates to MYKLVIVDDNRLEREGLGNVLDWRSLKVDIVGTFANGKQALERFDGLRPDVLLTDIQMPVMNGLQLAEAIREKWPETRIIFMSSYDEFDYARSALRLQVEDYLLKPIRKEALADTVRKTLAALESWLQSKREREGMMRQIKSALSLYREQFWRDLLYGNRQSAEDIHDRLVMLELEPWPALCQVVIVSLAWDETDRSQANVTDKYYYMYMIQKAAKEQPEVGLAVHTAQISDRDIAVIYCAADRGDGSRSMVDAVVRFKERIESLSPYSCAVGVSETSDRLEKLPQLYKQAKLAAETRYFGETPGGRLVLYEEIGRTAAADFETAVDLQELYRDVKSIVADQMPADVLYDKYLEPTRAYSEKYVRTLLLAVMQSIELVYAEAGKKFRDTSAANGFGTAERWSSIADVARTVGAMLESAAAQLQVDNKSQYELMVDEIKAIIAKQYREPITVQTIADQVYMSPSRVNNIFKMITGRTIFDYLTEYRMEKAKELLKDPFSRVYLVAQEVGYANKSHFCLVFRKFTGLSPSAYKDNLFPKQQED
- a CDS encoding ABC transporter permease is translated as MEPIANEATAPAANIKSDSLWRRMRRDRAFYMLLAPAILIVFVFAYMPIPGILVAFKDYKVLRGFWGSEWVGLANIEKIFVLPNMILAIWNTFWISLLSLVFLFPAPIALALLLNEVRVQLFKRVVQTLFYLPHFLSWISVIGIAYAFYSIYGPLNDLRVALGGEGTERIMFMAEQSMFVPNVILLNLWKEVGWGTIIFLAAIASVDPQLYEAAHMDGANRLQQAWHITLPSIMPTVMILLILQLGNLFNVNFELIYGLQNPFINFEVIQTIVFKFGIQQGSYAIATALGFVQGIIALVLTIAANYGAKKASGVGIW
- a CDS encoding carbohydrate ABC transporter permease, which produces MHYRSKAYSLFAAINIVFLTLLAAAMTFPYLNTLAIALNDGQDSMLGGITIYPREPTLDNFATIVKNAAMIKSFFISVSRVLIGTFLALVVQFFCAYAFANRNLTGRTPLLIYFMIPMFFSGGLIPTYLLYSKLGLLNHFLVYVLPGAFAFFNMIIIRTYLYTLPDSLQESARIDGASELTVLFRIIVPLCMPIVATIGLWTAVAHWNDWTTTLQFVTNPDLFVLQYKLMQLIRESDTIAALIRQAIESGETNIEQVPTTPEAIRAAQVIVTTIPIILVYPFLQKYFIKGVLIGSVKE